One Bythopirellula goksoeyrii genomic window, GATGGCCCCCTCTGCACTCTGGGCGACCGGATCCATGACGCCCGGCTTGAGCAACACTTGCAGGAGCGAGGGACTTTCGCCATTCCCCTGCCCGGTCGGTGCTGTGGCCAAACGGGAATCTCCAACCTTAGCGACAACCGAGCTTTCCACGGTATTGTCGGCAAAGAGTTCTTCCGCAAGGCGATTGGCCTGAGATTCGTCGAGCGATTCACTCTCGACCAGAAACCCGCGGGCAGCACGAACCGACAAGCTCGGGTTGATGCCAGATTCAGCCGCCAGTAATGCGATTCGCTCAGCTTCCTGGTCTGGCTGGTCAGAAAGCGGGTGAATATCAATTTCCCAAAGCATCTCGAACCTGTTTTGCTCTTTCCAAAGTTTCTTGAAGTGGTCGCCACTCAGAGTTTGCCAGTTCAGTGCGTAGTTTGGCAAGCTGCTCAATCAAGCGATCAAGCTCTTCCAGCACTGCCGGGGCGTTTTGGGCGAATATCTGGGTCCACAATTCGGGGTCCCCCGCCGCGATACGTGTCGTGTCAGCCCATCCGGTTGCCGCCAGTGGCAAATATTCTGCAGGGGTATTGGCTGCCAAGGCCGACGCAACCAAATGTGGCAAGTGGCTGGTCGCTCCCACCGCACGATCGTGCTGCTCGGGATCCATTTCCAGAACATGGGCGCCCAACGACTTCCAAAACTCTCTTGCCAGCCGAGTCAGCTCAGCCGGCGTTGCATCGGTAGGTGTAACGACCACAGTGCGGTCGGCGAATAAATCAGCCCGTGCGTTCTCCGGCCCCGTGCGATGATCGCCCGCTAGCGGATGGCTTCCGACAAATTGCGCCTTCGAACTTGAGAGTTTCTCCTCGATCTGTCGGCAAATCAGGGTTTTGGTGCTACCGACGTCGGTTATCAGTTCTGCCTTGGTAGCAGCAACTATTTGACAGACGTGTTCCACCACAGACGCCACCGGGGTGGCTACAATCACAATCTGGGCATCCGCCACCGACGCGGCAAGGTCGGTCGATCCTTTGTCGATCGCTCCCACAGCCAATGCTTTGTCGAGTGATTCCTGGCGACGTCCGCAGCCGACGACCCTTGTAGCCAACTTTCGCTCCCGCAGTGCCAAGCCAATCGATCCTCCGATTAGACCAACCCCGACAATAGTTACATTCGTGGCTACTGACATGCGAAGGTGGGCTAACTGGATTATTTGGCTCGGTTGGGGTGAGACTTCACTAGGTCCCACGCCTGGCAACGTGGCAGAAAGATATCGAAGTGGGCA contains:
- a CDS encoding prephenate dehydrogenase, with the translated sequence MSVATNVTIVGVGLIGGSIGLALRERKLATRVVGCGRRQESLDKALAVGAIDKGSTDLAASVADAQIVIVATPVASVVEHVCQIVAATKAELITDVGSTKTLICRQIEEKLSSSKAQFVGSHPLAGDHRTGPENARADLFADRTVVVTPTDATPAELTRLAREFWKSLGAHVLEMDPEQHDRAVGATSHLPHLVASALAANTPAEYLPLAATGWADTTRIAAGDPELWTQIFAQNAPAVLEELDRLIEQLAKLRTELANSEWRPLQETLERAKQVRDALGN